In a single window of the Chionomys nivalis chromosome 11, mChiNiv1.1, whole genome shotgun sequence genome:
- the Atp6v1g1 gene encoding V-type proton ATPase subunit G 1 — protein MASQSQGIQQLLQAEKRAAEKVSEARKRKNRRLKQAKEEAQAEIEQYRLQREKEFKAKEAAALGSHGSCSSEVEKETQEKMTVLQNYFQQNRDEVLDNLLAFVCDIRPEIHENYRING, from the exons ATGGCGAGTCAGTCGCAAGGCATCCAGCAGCTGCTGCAGGCCGAGAAGCGGGCGGCCGAGAAGGTGTCCGAGGCCCGCAAGC gaaagaacCGGAGGCTGAAGCAGGCCAAAGAAGAAGCCCAGGCTGAGATTGAACAGTATCGCCTGCAGAGGgagaaggagttcaaggccaaggaaGCTGCG GCACTGGGGTCCCACGGCAGTTGTAGCAGTGAGGTGGAGAAGGAGACCCAGGAGAAGATGACCGTCCTCCAGAACTACTTCCAGCAGAACCGGGATGAAGTCCTTGATAACCTCTTGGCCTTTGTGTGTGACATCCGGCCAGAAATCCATGAAAATTACCGCATAAACGGATAA